Proteins from a single region of Echeneis naucrates chromosome 2, fEcheNa1.1, whole genome shotgun sequence:
- the LOC115057476 gene encoding stonustoxin subunit beta-like: MSLPELSFCNLSDRSCEALSSVLSSQSSSLRHLDLSNNNLQDSGVKLLSAGLKSPQCELETLSLSGCLVSEEGCSSLASALSSNPSHLRELDLSYNHPGDSGVKLLSAGLEDPDWRLDTLRVDHGGPQRLRPGLRKYVCELELDTNTIHRNLKLSDNNRKVTRLEEDQSYPDHPDRFDICPQLLCRNDLTGRCYWEVEWSGDVYISVSYRGIRSKGYSADCLFGYNDQSWSLFCSDGGYSVCHNNRKTFLSSSSVSNRVAVYVDCPAGSLSFYRVSSDSLIHLHTFNTTFTE, encoded by the exons atgtctctaccaga GCTGAGTttctgtaacctctcagacagaagctgtgaagctctgtcctcagtcctcagctcccagtcctctagtctgagacatctggacctgagtaacaacaacctgcaggattcaggagtgaagctgctgtctgctggttTGAAGAGtccacaatgtgagctggaaactctcag TCTGTCAGGATGCCtggtctcagaggaaggctgttcttctctggcctcagctctcagctccaacccctcccatctgagagaactggacctgagctacaatcatccaggagactcaggagtgaagcttctgtctgctggactggaggatccagactggagactggacactctcag ggtggaccatggtggaccacagagactgagacctggtctgaggaagt atgtctgtgaactggaactggacacaaacacaatccacagaaacctcaaactgtctgacaacaacaggaaggtgacacgTCTAGAAGAGgatcagtcatatcctgatcatccagacagatttgatatctgtcctcagctgctgtgtagaaatgatctgactggtcgctgttactgggaggttgaGTGGAGTGGAGAtgtttatatctcagtgagctacagaggaatcagaagtAAAGGATACAGTgctgactgtttgtttggatataatgatcagtcctggagtctgttctgctctgatggtggttactctgtctgtcacaacaacagaaaaacattcctctcctcctcctctgtctctaacagagtagcagtgtatgtggactgtcctgctggctctctgtccttctacagagtctcctctgactcactgatccacctccacaccttcaacaccacattcactgaa